From one Macaca nemestrina isolate mMacNem1 chromosome 3, mMacNem.hap1, whole genome shotgun sequence genomic stretch:
- the LOC105463537 gene encoding phosducin-like protein 2, whose product MQDPNEDTEWNDILRDFGILPPKEESKDEIEEMVLGLQKEAMVKPFEKMTLAQLKEAEDEFDEEDMQAIETYREKRLQEWKALKKKQKFGELREISGNQYVNEVTNAEKDVWVIIHLYRSSIPMCLLVNQHLSLLARKFPETKFVKAIVNSCIQHYHDNCLPTIFVYKNGQIEAKFIGILECGGINLKLEELEWKLAEVGAIQTDLEENPQKDIVDMMVSSIRNTSIHDDSDSSNSDNDTK is encoded by the exons ATGCAG GATCCCAATGAAGATACAGAATGGAATGACATTTTAAGAGATTTTGGCATTCTTCCTCCTAAAGAAGAGTCAAAAGATGAAATTGAAGAAatggttttaggtttacagaaagaAGCAATGG tGAAACCATTTGAAAAGATGACTCTTGCACAGCTGAAGGAAGCTGAAGATGAATTTGATGAAGAAGATATGCAAGCTATTGAAACATACAG AGAGAAGCGGTTACAGGAATGGAAAGctcttaagaaaaaacaaaaatttggagAATTAAGAGAAATTTCTGGAAATCAGTATGTGAATGAAGTCACAAATGCAGAAAAAGATGTGTGGGTTATAATTCATCTATACAGATCAAG CATCCCAATGTGTTTGTTGGTTAACCAGCATCTTAGTCTTCTAGCAAGAAAGTTTCCAGAAACTAAATTTGTCAAAGCCATCGTGAATAGCTGTATTCAACACTACCATGACAATTGTTTACCAacaatttttgtttataaaaatggtCAGATAGAAGCCAAATTCATTGGAATTTTAGAATGTGGAGGGATAAATCTCAAGCTGGAAG AACTTGAAtggaagctagcagaagttggAGCAATACAGACTGATTTGGAAGAAAACCCCCAAAAAGACATTGTAGATATGATGGTATCTTCAATTAGAAACACTTCTATTCATGATGACAGTGATAGCTCCAACAGTGATAATGATACCAAATAG